ATTAGCATCATGAAAACAACCGGCAAATTATTAGTTTTAATTACAATTGTTTCAATGTGCGGCTGCGCTCATGTACAGGATGAGCGTTCAGTAAAAGACATATATGAAAAATCAACAGCAAGAATAGATATAGAGAAAATTAGAGATACTCAAGACGGGCTGCACAAAAAAACAGGCTTAGGATATGTAACCCCATATGTACCGATAGTGTCAGCCCCAAAAACAATTAAAGTCTGGATTCCAGATTACATATCAAAAAAGAACCCAAATGTGCTGGTAAGCGGGCACTGGGTATTTATGCTGCTAACACCTGGGGGCTGGGAGCTTCAAAAGGAAGAAGGAAGCCAAAGGCCGAAGGCCTTGATCCCCAAAAAAATAGATCTAAGCGGTATGGGAGAAAAAAAGTAGATGGTAACAATGAAAGAGCTATCCAGGATATATAAAGACGCAGACAGTTTTATCAACTATCTGCCATGGCTGGAATACGAAGACGGCTATTATGTGCTTATTGATGGGGCTATTGGGCAGATGTATGAGATTGAGTGTCTCTCATCGGATCTAATGGATGAAAAATCACTGGAATATGTTGCGCAGAACTTAGAAACATTGTTTTTACGCTTGCCAGAAGAAACAGCAATGCAGTTTATTTTAATGTGCGATGATGATGTTGAAGACAAACTTGGAGAATATACAAAAAAAACCGGCTCAGATACTACTCAGGTAATTAGAGAAGCTATTAAGTCCAAGATTGGGAGATTAAGGGAAGGGACAAAAAAGAACCTACTACCAAAGCAAGGGGAATTTTATACCAAGAGAATCAGGCTGTTTTTTACAATATGGGAAACATCTAATCTTGCAAACTTTACAATAATTGAAAAAATAAAAGGCTTTATAGGAAACGAAATTAAAGGCGGAATTAAGGATATAGCAGAGCAAAACAAAATAAGCTTAGAGAAGAAGTGTAATATATGTGAAGGAGTGTTTAAAAACGCGGATATAGGCTTTAGAAAGAGTCCGCCTGAGACATTGGTTAAGCTGGTGTATAACATGCTGAATCCTGCAAGATATAAGGGGATTAAGGACGTTAATTATGATCCTGATAGATTCATTCGGGACCAGGTATTATTCAGTAGTGTTGAGACCAACGGCTACGGTCCCAAGTTTGAAGGAGTGCAGTACAATATAGTATCCATGAAAACCCTGCCAAAGGAAACGTTCCCCGGTATGCTCACAGGAGAATTTGAAACCGGAGGAAAGAGCGTAAGCATGCTTGACTTAATACAGGATTTTACGTTGGTTTTGAATGTAAAAATTGAGGACCAGAAGAAGGCAGTTTCTCGAATGGGAAAGCAGCGGGGCTTAATGCACCTTCAGCGATTTAACCTTCTTGGTCATAAGTCTGTAGATGCAGAGATAAGCGCAAAAGAAATGGATGAGACAATGTCTAGAATACATGGTGGAAAGCGGGTTGTGAATTGCAGGTTTCAGTTTCTTGTGCGTGAGAAACTGGTATCACCAGAAAAGGAAGATGTGTTGGAAAATCTATGCAACGAGATCAACAACATGATACACAAGGTATTTGCAGAAGGAGTTAGAGAGGACGTTATAGGATCCAGCTTATTTTTACAGTGTCTGCCTTTTAATTTCAGTGATAAATACGAAAGATTCATATGCAGAGGGAGAACGTTGCTATCTGATAATTTAGCAGAAATGCTTCCTGTATATGGTTCTTTTAGAGGGACTGGAACCCCTGCGCAAATTTGGCAAAACAGACGTGGAGAAACAGTGTTTTTCGACTTTTTTGATTCTGAAACAGCTGCGCATGGATTGTTAGCTGGAGTTACAGGTTCAGGCAAGAGTTTTTTCACAAATGACATTATTACCCAGAATTTACGAATAGGCGCGCAAATATTTATGTTAGACAAAGGGGATTCTTACAAGAAGTTATGCGCCCTATATAACGGAACATACATTACATTTGATCCCAATAAGCCACTTTGTATTAATCCGTTTGACGGAGAGCTCGACAACGAACGTCTTTCATACCTTGTAATGTTAATCTCCGAGATGACTTCGGGAGGCGACGAAAGGGAACGCGTTACAAGAGAACAAAGCGCCATAATACAAGAATCAATCAGAGCTGTTTATAAGGAAAAGAAAAAAGATATAGTTTTAACCGATGTAGCTAAGAAGCTAGGAGAAAGCCCGCAGGGAAAGCTAATTGCCAGAAAGATGTCTCCGTTTTTGGCTGGAAATCAGTTTGGCGGTTTTTTTGACGGAAAAACAGAGATTAATATAGATAATAATTTTGTTATTTTTGAATTAGGGCTTCTGGATACATATAAGGATCTTCAATCTGTAATGCTGCTTTCTATTATGTATTTTATAACAAAGCAGGTATCAGTAGCCAAGTTAAAAAACGTGAGAAAATACTTTTTAATTGACGAAGCGTGGAGTCTTCTAAACACAGAGAATACAGCGCGGTTTTTGGAGAATGCGTTTAGAACTTTCAGAAAATACGGGTGTAGTGTAATTGCCATAACCCAGCAGACAGCAGATTTTACAAGAACAAAAGCAGGGGAAGCCATAAGAGCAAATACAGCTAATAAGATTTTGTTAAGGCAGTCAGGAGATGTTATTGCCAGGATGCAGTCTGATTTAGATCTGAGCAAGAAAGAAGTTGATAAGCTAAAATCTGTAACAACAATTAAGGGGGCATATTCAGAAGCCTTTATAAAAACTGAGAGCGTAAGCGGAATTATTCGATATGTGCCGGATTCTTTTTCATACTGGCTCTATACATCCGATTCAAAAGACAACCGGGAACTGAATAAATATATAAAGGAATACGGCGGAATTGTAAAAGCTATAAATAAGATAAAAGAAAAGTATCCATATGGAGTACGTTGATGCGCAAAACTTGGGAGACAAATAATGGTTAGAAAGTTATTGTATAGTATGGCTGCCTTCAGCTTATTAATGACAGCGGGATGCGTGTCATCGCGCCTGTTTGTAAAAAAAGAATATGATGACGGCTATTTAAGAGGATTCAAAGAAGGCTCAAAGTATAACTTAAACAGGTACAAGTATGACGACGTAGGCGGGCTTCCGTACAAATACTGGACAAAGCCTATGGTTCAGAGAATATATATCCCCCCAAGAATTGTGGGAGGCTGTATGGTGCCAGGCCATTATGAATATGTAACAATAGTGCCTGGACAATGGAGAACACATTTCGCCTATCCAATAGGGGAAGGCGGATTAAAACCAGAACAAAACGAGAAAGGAGTACGAGATGTTGATAACGCGATCAAGAGTCTTTACGGTGTTGGTAGTCAGTCTGATGA
Above is a window of bacterium DNA encoding:
- a CDS encoding TraC family protein, with amino-acid sequence MVTMKELSRIYKDADSFINYLPWLEYEDGYYVLIDGAIGQMYEIECLSSDLMDEKSLEYVAQNLETLFLRLPEETAMQFILMCDDDVEDKLGEYTKKTGSDTTQVIREAIKSKIGRLREGTKKNLLPKQGEFYTKRIRLFFTIWETSNLANFTIIEKIKGFIGNEIKGGIKDIAEQNKISLEKKCNICEGVFKNADIGFRKSPPETLVKLVYNMLNPARYKGIKDVNYDPDRFIRDQVLFSSVETNGYGPKFEGVQYNIVSMKTLPKETFPGMLTGEFETGGKSVSMLDLIQDFTLVLNVKIEDQKKAVSRMGKQRGLMHLQRFNLLGHKSVDAEISAKEMDETMSRIHGGKRVVNCRFQFLVREKLVSPEKEDVLENLCNEINNMIHKVFAEGVREDVIGSSLFLQCLPFNFSDKYERFICRGRTLLSDNLAEMLPVYGSFRGTGTPAQIWQNRRGETVFFDFFDSETAAHGLLAGVTGSGKSFFTNDIITQNLRIGAQIFMLDKGDSYKKLCALYNGTYITFDPNKPLCINPFDGELDNERLSYLVMLISEMTSGGDERERVTREQSAIIQESIRAVYKEKKKDIVLTDVAKKLGESPQGKLIARKMSPFLAGNQFGGFFDGKTEINIDNNFVIFELGLLDTYKDLQSVMLLSIMYFITKQVSVAKLKNVRKYFLIDEAWSLLNTENTARFLENAFRTFRKYGCSVIAITQQTADFTRTKAGEAIRANTANKILLRQSGDVIARMQSDLDLSKKEVDKLKSVTTIKGAYSEAFIKTESVSGIIRYVPDSFSYWLYTSDSKDNRELNKYIKEYGGIVKAINKIKEKYPYGVR